CGGGTCTTGCGCTCCCCGTCCTTCTCGTACTCCACCGGCGTGAGCACCCGATACGGCCCCTCGCCCACCGCGATCTCCTCGGAGATCACCACCGCCCGACCGCCCACGGGCACCGCGTCCAGCAAAAGCGAGAGCCCCTTGCTGTTCACGAACGCGGCCCCGATGCGGTTCAAGAAGGTCTTCTCCTCACTGACCTCGACGGGCACGAAAACGCCGATGCTGTTCGATTCTTTGCTCATAGAGCACCTCCAACCCCCTGCCCCCCTTCCGGTGGGGTCTTACGGGGTTTGCTTCGTGCTGTGGGGCCTGGAGGGCCAGGCCCCCTGGCTTCGCTTTGCTGTTCAATCCGGGCGCTTGCGCTCCTCGCCTGTACTTTCGATCCACTCCTCCACCTCCAGCGCCCCCTCCCGGATCCACGCCTCGAGCTGGTCTTCCGCCCCGAAGGCGGCGAGAACCTTTGCGAACTCGGCGGGGGGGAGGTAGCTCCACCGGGGGCCCGCCAGGGCCTCCTCGTCCGTGAAGCTGACCACGCTGGCGATCCCGTCGGTGCGGCTCCAGGTGATCCAGTGGGTCTTCAGGCCCGCCAGCCCGGCCTCCTCGAGGAGCTCCCGCCGCACCTTGCGGGCCATCCCCTCCAGGGCATTGGTCAGGCTGGGACCCTCATGGTCGTCCTGGTCGCGCAACACCACCAGCACCGCCAGCCCCAGCCGGTACACGTCCACGCCGTACCAGGCATGACCGTGCCCGAGGTTGGGGTAGATGAAGCGGGGGCGCGAGACAACCTTCACGCCTCCACCTCCCGCCACCACGCCTCACCGGCCTCCACCAGCGACCCGAAATCGGGATCCAGCAGGGCCTCGTCCAGCGTGGGGAAATACCGCCACTCCACCCCGTCCGGCCCCCGCAAGGTGCCCACCGCCCCGCCCCAGCCGGGGTTAGCCCGCGTGAGCACCTTGCCCTCGCTCCTGACCATGTACCCGCTGCTGACCTTCCTGAACTCCATACCGACCTCCTTGCCCACCCCGTCGGGGCCGCAGGCCCCCTGGTTCTCAAAAGAAGAACCCCTCAGAGAAAAGGACTTTCTCCGAGAGGCAGGAAAGGACGCTTACCTTTAGCCGTACACCGGCGCGGTGTAGACGACTTCCCCGCTCGAGTCGCGGTAAGCGACGGCCCGAACGGGTGCAAACCCGGCACGATGCAGTTCCGCCTTCAAGAGGCGGAGGGCGGCGATCTCCTGCAAGAGACCAAAGAGCCGCTTGGCATCAGCCGGTGGTAGGGCTTTGGCCAGTTCCCTCAGGCGCTCGCGCACCTCGCTCACCGACCAGCCCTCTCCCTGGAGCATCTCCGCCAGAACCGCGTGGGCCATCTGCGCTTCGACGAGCGCTGCAAAGCTCTCACGCCCTGCGTCGGGAGCGACTTTCGTCTCCCACAAGCCCGGCTTGCGGAAGCCGACGGCCTTGCCGTCACGGGTTCTGAGGATAGCGATCCCCAGGACGCCCTCCTTGAACTTCTCTTCCCTGGCGGCGAGGGAATCCACCAGCGAAGCCAGTCCCTCAAGGTTGTAGGGGTCTACCGCAATACCCACCTTCGCCAGCCGCTCCACCGTCTCTTGCGAGACGAGGCCTTCGGAGAAGTGCGGGTTGCCCGCGAGTTCCTCCTCCCGCTCCAGGCGGCTCAGGCTGCGAACCTCCTCCCTGGAGGAGAGGAAGCGCTCGAGCGCACCTTTCGCGTCGGCTACCCGGCGGTCGGGCTGGGCTGCGTACTTGTCCAGGAGCATCCTCTTGGTAGCTTTCAGAGCGAGCTTCTTCCTGCCCGCCTTGAAGCCCACGGTGACGGCATTGCCGTTCACCTCGAGGACGGTTCCCTGGCCGTACTGGGGGTGCTGGATTTGAGTTCCCTTACGCACTGCGGTACGCAAGTCCCACGGGAACACTTCATAGACCCGATCCGGGCCTTTCCACGTACCCACGGGCTTGACCCCTTTGACCTCCTCCTTCACCGAGTCGTCCTTGCGAACGACCAGGGTGGAGGGAGTCCCATGGCCGAGGTGCTTGCGGGTCTTCTCCAGGGCCTCCTTCAGGGCCGCCCAGGTGATCAGGGCTACCCTGTCGTCACGCGAGAAGCGCTCGAAGCGCTCCCCCTTGCGTGCGGCCTGGAAGAACTCCTCCTTGCTCACCCCGTCCCTCCTGAGAACCTGCCGGAGACCCTCGAGGGCCTCCTGCACGCTCCGAGGCTCCCGCCCCAGAGCCGCCTGGACCCGGCCGCTCCAGACTGCCGTGCTGATCATGGTTTTACCTCCTGGGAACAGGATACCACAGAGAGGCAATACAGTGCGGCCCTTGCCTCCCTGTCAGGGCGAGGGGTCGAGGGGCAAGAGCCCTCAGCCCGCCCAGAACGACAGCTCCCTGAACACCCCCAGGTCGCGGTAGTTCAGCGTCCACACCGGGGCTTTGGACCGCAGGGCCAGGAGCACCACGCCCGCGTCCTCCAGGGTGCCCCTCCACTCCGGCCTCGAGGCCAGCAGCACCCGGATGGCCTCGAGGTCTTCCAGCCCCAGGGGCACGATCTCCAACGCCTCCACCATCCGTTCCAGGGCCCGCCGGGCCACCGCCGCACCCCCCTCGAAGAGCAGCCACTTGTACACCTCGAACACCACCGGCAGGGGGGGTGATCAGAGGGCTCGCTTTAGCGACCGCCAGGCGGCTATTCCCCTCAGCCAGCGCGCGGAACCCGCGCACCGCCGCCTCATGGTCGGGGTCGGCGGCGTGGAAGAGCGCGATCAGCGGCCCCGAGTCCAGAACCAGCCTTTGCAGTGAAGCTGCACCAGCGGCCCGGCGATGCCGGGGGGTCATCGCTCCCGGCGGTGCAGGCGGTCCTCAGCCCCTTCCCCTGCGCTTCCTGAGGCCTTCTCGACGACCCCAGCCAGCTCCAAAAGGGCTGCCGGGTTGCGGCGCAACCTGGCCTCCAGCGCTTCCTGCACCAGGGCCGAGAGGTTGGTCTGGGGGTGCTCCTTCAGGTAAGCCTCCACCACACGGGCGAGGTCGTTGGGCAGGTAGATAGTGGTTCGCATGGGTTTATCATACCATGTAATACTACTCCACCTTCAGCCACCGCCCCCGGTCGTAGCTCTGGAGGGTCTGGTACACCGTGCGCATCTCTTCCAGGCTCCCCTCCTTCCAGGGCCGCCAGTCCCACACCCGCTCGCTCCCCTTGAGACCGAACTCGAGGCGCACCCGCCCCTCCTCATCCTGCCGCAGCCGGTAGGCATAGACCTGATTCCTGAAGACCCCGATGGTGATCGCTAGCGTTTTCATGCCCACCGGAGGGGGGCGGCTCCTGCCGCCCCCTGGTTCAACCCTTGACCAGCCGAGCTATCTTCTCCAACGCGTCCTCTCTTTTGAGGTTGACCACGGGCACGCCCCACCTCGAGGCCAGCCGGATCGCCTGCCCCGTGCCACCAGTTTCCGGCCCGCATTCTTGCTCCGACTCGGCCCCGTCCGGTGTCCAGCAGAGGACGAAGGCCACCGGGTCGTTCAGGTCGAGCCCCAAGATCTGGTGGGAGTTCCGGGCCATCAACCGCTGTACCGCCGGTGACAGACGCCCCCAGGCCGGATGCAATGCTGCCGCCAGCCGCACCGCCTCCGGGCTCGGGGCTTTCAGCGCCCCTTCCCGGTAGCCGTTGTATCCCGGCCACGGCAGAAACACCTCAACTGCTCCACCGCCCGCACGGGCCCCCCGCTCAAACGCCCGGTCAGCCCCTTCTGCCCCACCCGTTCGCAGCGCCCAGCCCCGCTCCGCCAGCCGCCGGGCAATCTTCCCCATCAGCTTTAGCACATCCTCGGGCGCACGCCTGCTTCCTACCCCAGCATAGGTTTTCATACCCCGTGCGCTGGGGCGTCCTGCCGGGCAACACCGGGGAGATCTGGGCCCGGGGCCGGGTGGAAGATTCGGGCTTGGGCCCGGTCCTGGGGGACCGGGGGTTCCGCTAGGTGGAGGGAGTGGATGGGGAGAAACTGGATAGAGGTGCGCTTTGGCGTCCTGGTCAGGTCTTTCCGGCTTCGCCAAGTAGAGAGCAAGAGCTTCGGGGGCCTCGTAGCCCGGATAAACCTCCTCATCCTAGCCCACAATCTGGTTCGCAGTCATGTCCTCCTCAGAATGGCTGGGGTGGGGCTATGCGGTAGCAAACGAAGGTATACCTTACGCGGTCAGTTGAGCTTTGATCTGCTGTAGTTCCTGAAAAGCAGCCCGACTGGCAACCAGATAGAGCTTGGCCTTGAGGGCGAAGTAGTTGATTTGGGTCTGGTGGGAGAGGAGTTCCAGCTTGACAAAGGCCCACATAGCCGCAAAGAAATGGTTGGCCTGGGTGGTCAGGGTCTTGGTAGGCGACTTGGCCAGGGCAGCGTTTTGTCGGATGGATTGATGAAAGCGCTCGATCTCCCATCGTTTTTGATAGAGCTCGATCATCCGTTCAAAGTCCAGGGTGGTATCGCTGCTACACAAATACAACACCCCCTGGCTCCCATCTTCGTGGGTGAAGACTTGCCGAACCCGCAGCAGGGGGAAGGGAACCCCTTCCAGATATACCTGCCGGGGGGTGGGGTCTTGGTAGTCCAGACCCTCCACTCCTGTCCATTGACCCCTTTGCTGTTGTTCTTGGCTCATAGGGGGTGCGCACAGCGCATACCGGCGGTGCCGATAACCTGGCGCTACCTTGCGATTGCTTTTGAGCGGCATCACAAAGTGCTTCTTCATGTCCAGCACGATAAATCGCATGTTCGCCGCCGAGGCAAGCCAGACGTCGTTGAGCACGTGCTGGAAGGGAATCTGGTTATGCACTGCGGTTTGCAGCAGGTAGCGGGCGTGTTCATTCTTGCTCACCTGGCTGCGGCGTTTGCGCTGGCCACTTTTCTGATCTACATAGACTTCCGTCTTCTCCACCAGCACGTAGCCTACCGGCAAGGTCAGCCCCTGGCTGTGATACAACAGGCTCACAAAGTTGATCCCCTTGACCATCCGCTCTTTGCTATTGCCAGGCCACTATATCGTTCTCGTCCGTGTAGGGTTTCTCCAAAATGCTATCATCCAGAATCAGCACCCCTTCCTCACGCTGTATCTTTCGCACCGTGGCTTTGACCTTGCGCCACAACTGCACCGAGCCTTGTCAATCTCCCCCCAGCATGCGGGTGATCTGGTCGTGGCTTATGGCTCCATCCACCATCCGCGACAATCCTGTGGCCGTCGCCGCTCCAAAGCTGCTCAACAAGTAATCGGTGTACAAATCCAGGGGCTGGGGATTCACCTTTTCAATCTATGCCATTTCAGAAACTGTTGTAAAAGTCCCCTCCTCCAGCTTAAGCGGCCCTGGCCAGCCGCTTCACCAGCAAGCGTATCATGCCTAAATACATCCAGGCTTCCGTTACCTCAGGGGGGTACTCGTAATCTTTCCCCAGCCGTCGGTTTCGCCCCATCCAGGCAAAGGTCCGCTCCACCACCCACCGCTTGGGCAGGGGCTTGAACCCACCCTCCCGCGGGATCTCCGGCACCTCCTCCCCCTCCCGCACCCAGACCCCCCGCACCCCCGCGTAAGGACGGGCCACCACCTCCAGCTCCAGTCCCAGCCCCCTAGCCACCTCCCGCAAACCCCGGTAGCCCCAGTCCACAAAGAGCTTGCGCACCCGGGGCCACAAGGAGAGGTCCATCCCCAAAAGCAACGCCTGCCCACCCCACTTGTCGTGCTCATTGGCCGGGTGGACAAAGGCCATGAACTACTCGCAACCAACTTTGGTTGGAGTTTCGCGCGACCATCCTCACAGGCTCAAACGTGTGTAGGACACTCGCCTGCGGCTCCCTTTACGCGCATCCCCGTTCCGGGGACGACCTACAAAAACAGTATACAGGACTTTGTCCTGGCGGGGCTATCCTTCCCCGACCAACCGAACTGCGGTCTGGTCGGGGACTGCCGCCCCACACCCCTTCCGTTCAAGAGACGGCCCCCCGTGTTCTGCCGCTTTCTCCCTTTGACCTTCTTCGCCCCGTCGTGTCCCCGGGGCCCCCTTTTTCCGTGGTCTTGACGGACTGACTATCCATGACAAGAGCGCTGGGGCAAGCCTGCCTTCCTTCTCGCTCCCGATCCCACCGGACCAGGGCCTGGGCCACCCGCTCCCAGACCCCCTCCTTCTGCCACTTGCGGAAGTAGTGGTAGACCGTAGACCAGTGGGGTAAGTCATGGGGCATGGCCCGCCACTTGATGCCGTTTTCCAGGACGTAAAGTATGGCGCTGACGATCTCCCTCCTCGGCACCTTTGCGGGTCGGCCACCGGGCTTGGGGGCGGGGATCAACGGCTCCAGGATGGCCCACTCCGCGTCCGACAGGTCGCTGGGGTAAGATCTCCGTGTAGAAGCCACCCTTCAAGTATAGCGGACTTTTACGACAGTCTCTCAGCTTTGCCGCGTAAGGTGAGTTACTGAATCACCGGCTCGGCTTCCGACGAAAAGTGTGGCTCGAATCTTCTGAAATACGCATGCTGCCATTACCATGATACCCTCAGCTCAGTAAGCCCACGAAACCCGAACGCGGGCCGCCATATAAGCCTGCTGGTCTGCAAAGACAAGCTGCCTTTCCACTGTAGAAGAATCTCTAGAGCTTTTCCCCCTATCAGGCGGGCTAGCGGGGCACCTAGGCAATAGTGGGTTCCTCCGCCAAAGGCTGCTGTACGGTCCAGCTTCCTTTTTAAGTCAAGCCGGTCCGGATCGCTCACCCAGCTGGGATCACGGTTAGCCGAGCCCAGGACTAGGTACACGACTTGGCCCCGCTCGATCCCTTTACCCTGAAAAACGAAGCTCTCAGTTGCCCAGCGGCCAACGATCTGCACTGGGCTTTCGAAGCGCAAGAGTTCCTGGACTGCGTAGCCCAGCAACTGCGGGTCCTCCCTGAGAAGCTTGAGCTGGTCCTGGTGGCTCAAGAGTACCAACACGCTGTTCGTAATGAAGTCAGCGGTGGTCTGGGTACCAGCGTCGAGCAAGGCCAGCAGGTTCGCGACGAATTCTGTTTGGCTGACCTGTCCTAATTCCCGCGCAGCTAACATGCCAGCCAGCACGGTTCCCTGGGGGCTCCCCCCAGCCTCCCCCGCGAGTCCTTCTACCAGCTGGCCATACTCGGCCACCGCCCGGTTGGCTCTTAGAAGCTCTTCCTTGGGAGAGGAAGAGCTCACACTGGAGATCACCCCGATCCAGGCGCGCAACTCCTCGAACGAACTCTCCGGAACGCCCTGCAATTCCGCCAACACCCTGAGTACCAGCGGAAGAGCATACTCGTTGAGTACATCCATGGAATGCTGGTCCTCGATGTCCTGTAGCAGCTTGCGGGCGACCCACTCGACTCGCGGGACTACACCAGCGACTGCACGCGGAGACAAAAGCGGCCCCATCACCGCCCGCAGACGAGCGTGACCAACAGTATTCTGAAATCCCACCTGTTGAGCCATCATCCGCAAAAAGCCACGGTATGGCTCGGAAATGGGTCTTCCAGAGGGGACTCCCCTCCCAGTAGCCGGTCGTCGTCGCGACAACCGCGGATCCCTGAGGAGGCTCGCGATGTCGGCGTGGCGGAATACATACCACGCTCCGGCGCGCGTGTGGGGAATCCCCCAGTGCACAGGGTCCGACATACGCAGGCGCGCGTACGCTGGATAGGGGTCGGCAAGGACCTCCGGCGACAGGGGGTCAAAGGGTGGGACTGGGGCCGTTGGGGGCATAGCTCTGGACTTCACCACCTTCTAAAGTTACGGAGCCTCCTTGTCCACTTTTGGTGCCCTTTCCGCTCGCAACTGGGAAACGCCGGGCGTCGAGGCCCGGGGTTTCTTGTTAGGGCGTGCCAGTTCGATCCCGACGACTCGTCCGTCCGGAAGAACCCTTACACCAACCAGCAGGTCATAGTTCTGGGCTCGCTTCAGTTCAGCCTCCCAGGCCGGGTTGCGCAGGTCGAAGATGGCGCCCTCTCTCCAGGCAGGTCGGCGCTCATCAGAGCAGTCGTGCAGCAGTTTAAGTGTGGCAAACTGGAAGCGACCCTGGAGGTCGGTCCGAAGGGCGATGACCCTGGCGTAGCAACATGTCGTGTCCATCCAAGGGCCAAAGTCCGGCAACTCGCCGCCATCAGCAGCACCGGCATTCCCCGGACCTCCAATACGCTGGGCATCCATTTGGACGAAGAGCTTCGTCACCACCGCCTGTAGTTCCTCTATCCTTTCCTCGAGTGTTCGGGTGTCCTTATTAGCCATCCTCCTCCTCCACAACGCTTATCGTTTCGATCCGGGCCCACCTCCCCCGATCTGCTCCCGGGGAGGTCCTGCCAGGGACGGTTCGACTTGGACGTGGACGCCAAGGGTTGCCACATGTTGCACAACCCCCCTCACTGCGGCTTCGCAACAACGATGGAGCCCCTTGGCGCTGCGCAGATCGCCGTTGCGGAACTTCTCCACGAGGCTCTTAACCGCGGGCAGCAGCGACGGCAGTCGGAGGATCTCGTCGGGTGTGCGCGACCAAGAGGTGAAGTATGCCCGGTTCATGAGGGCGGAGATCATGGCCACATCCCACGCGAGGTTCCAGGCGATCCATCGCATTGCAGGGGCGTCGTCGCGTTTTCGGGCATTCTCCAGCTTGGCGAAGTTCTCCAACAATTCCCCCACGATCCCCTCGCGAATGGCTTGCACGAACGATCCGGACGGCAGCTGATCAACGAGCAGCTTTAGCTTGGGCCAGTGCCCCTCCGGGTCGTACAGGGATAAGACCGAGACAAACTGGTCTACGCACAAGGGCCAGGTCAGGTCTACCCGCTGCAGGCGCCGGTAGACCGACCCCACGGTGTGGAATTCGACGCTGATTTTGAGCCCTTGCACGTAGCGCTCGTCCCTGCCGGGGGTGGGTGAGCTTCGCATGAGGACCGACATCTCCAGGTCGGAGTAGGGCTCGTCGGAGCCCCGTGCGGTGGACCCATAGATTCCGATGGCCACAACCGCGTCCGAGTAATGGCCCAGGATCCAATCTGCGATGTGCCGGGCCCTCTCGAGGCGTTCCCGGCGGGTAGTTGCTCGGAGGATCGGGAGAGGTTTGTCCCGTGCGTGCATACCGTCGCCAACTCCGATAAGGACAGTAGGTGGTCAAGTGGTGCTCGCGGTTGAGCTTTTGCCACCTATAATCCGCTCGATCTGTGCCACGGCCTCGGGTGCGAGCACTACCCCGGCCGCACCAAGGTTTTCCTGAAGCTGCCCTATCCCGGTGGCTCCCACGATGGCGCATGAAAGCTCCTTGCGTCGCAAAACCCAAGCTAGCGCGAGCTGAGCCCGGGTCATTCCGTGCTCGGCAGCGACCGCCGCCAATTCCCGCACACGAGCGAGGTTGTGAGGCGTCAGCAGAGCTTCCTTCAGCACCTTATGCCGGGCCAACCGGCTACCGGGGGGGATCCCGTCGTCGTACTTCCCGGTGAGCACCCCCATCGCCAACGGGCTCGTGGCCATCAAGCCCAATCCGAGCGGCTCCGCCTCCGGCGCCAGGGTGTTTTCCCACCGCTTCCTGTAAAGGATCGAGTAGTCAACCTGCTCGCAGATAGGTGGATGCAGCCCATTCGCCCTGGCAAACTCGCATGCACCCGCCAGCCGTGCGACAGGCCACTCGCTGGTTCCCCAGTAGAGGATAAGCCCCTGATCAACGAACGCGCTCATGGTCGTGACAATCTCCTCGAGGGGTACATCCGGGTCGTGGCGGTGAGCAAAGTAGATATCCAGATAATCCGTTCGTAGCCTTTGAAGGCTGGCCTGCAGAGAGGCGCGCAGGTGCTTGCGGGAGAGGCCCTGGCTATTGGGACACCCGGACACAGGCCATCCCGCCTTCGAGGCGAGGACGAGGGTGCTGCGTGGGTACTCGGCGAGCACGCTGCCCATGAGTTCTTCAGCGCATCCGTTCGCATAGGTGTCCGCGTTATCGAAGAAGTTGACGCCGGACTCGTAGGCCAGACACACGATCTTCTTGACCTCGCCCACATCCTTCACGCAATCTCCGAAGCTGGCCCAGGCACCCAGGGCGATCTCGGAGACCTGAAGGCCCCACTTACCGACCTTGCGATACCTCATGCCCATTAAGCACCCCCACCGCTATCGCCGCAGGTTGGCTCTCAGTTCCCAGTCCCCTCATAAGCGCGGAGGGCCCACGACCACGCCAGCAGGCACAAGCCGAAGAACGCGCCGGCAGCGACCAAAGCCTCGGCAAGGGCGATGGTGCCTGCTGTGCGTGTGTGCTCGTCGAGCAGGAGAGCGGCAGGAACATAGCCGGTCAGCGCCAGCGGGACGACGAACGTCAGGAGAAAGGCCCCGGTTCGACCGAAGATGGGAAGCGGGTACTTGGCGAACTCGGTTAAGCTCCACAAGGTCGTGATGGCGTCCAAACTGCCGATGACCCGCATGGCTACGGCAGCCCCCAGGATCATGAGCCCGAGATAGATGAACGCGCCCAGGAGAACAAATAAGAGGACCGTGGCAACCTTACCGGCAGTCCATTCCACCCCGGCCGCGGACGCTCCATGGAGGACCAGGATCAGCCCGGTCAGGCATCCTGAAATCCGCTCGAAGTGGATCCGCTCAGTGAGGAGCTGGAAGAGTACCCCGAGCGGACGGAGCTTGTAGAGCAGCAGGCTGCCGTCCTGGGCGTAGCTGCCGACCCACCATAGGCTCTCCCCCAGAGTGTCGGCAAGGCCGAGCGCCATTCGGTTCAACCCGTAAAGCACGAGCATCTCGGGGAAGGTCCAGCCGCGGACTTGCGGCACGTGTGTGAAGATGACGGAGAAAAGCACCAGGGTCAGGGCCTGCTCCAGGAGCACGGTGAGCACGCCAGCGGTATAGTCCACCCGGTACTGCTTCCAGGTCGCGAATTGCAGCCTCAGGGCGGCCAGCGCGAGGGCGAGGTAGTGGGTCATTTATCCTCCTTGCACGTTGAACCGCTGGCGTACTCGTCCGAGGAGGAAGCGGGAGCT
The window above is part of the Calidithermus timidus DSM 17022 genome. Proteins encoded here:
- a CDS encoding ABC transporter permease, with translation MTHYLALALAALRLQFATWKQYRVDYTAGVLTVLLEQALTLVLFSVIFTHVPQVRGWTFPEMLVLYGLNRMALGLADTLGESLWWVGSYAQDGSLLLYKLRPLGVLFQLLTERIHFERISGCLTGLILVLHGASAAGVEWTAGKVATVLLFVLLGAFIYLGLMILGAAVAMRVIGSLDAITTLWSLTEFAKYPLPIFGRTGAFLLTFVVPLALTGYVPAALLLDEHTRTAGTIALAEALVAAGAFFGLCLLAWSWALRAYEGTGN
- a CDS encoding aldo/keto reductase, yielding MGMRYRKVGKWGLQVSEIALGAWASFGDCVKDVGEVKKIVCLAYESGVNFFDNADTYANGCAEELMGSVLAEYPRSTLVLASKAGWPVSGCPNSQGLSRKHLRASLQASLQRLRTDYLDIYFAHRHDPDVPLEEIVTTMSAFVDQGLILYWGTSEWPVARLAGACEFARANGLHPPICEQVDYSILYRKRWENTLAPEAEPLGLGLMATSPLAMGVLTGKYDDGIPPGSRLARHKVLKEALLTPHNLARVRELAAVAAEHGMTRAQLALAWVLRRKELSCAIVGATGIGQLQENLGAAGVVLAPEAVAQIERIIGGKSSTASTT
- a CDS encoding IS5/IS1182 family transposase, yielding MAFVHPANEHDKWGGQALLLGMDLSLWPRVRKLFVDWGYRGLREVARGLGLELEVVARPYAGVRGVWVREGEEVPEIPREGGFKPLPKRWVVERTFAWMGRNRRLGKDYEYPPEVTEAWMYLGMIRLLVKRLARAA
- a CDS encoding cytochrome P450, which encodes MDVLNEYALPLVLRVLAELQGVPESSFEELRAWIGVISSVSSSSPKEELLRANRAVAEYGQLVEGLAGEAGGSPQGTVLAGMLAARELGQVSQTEFVANLLALLDAGTQTTADFITNSVLVLLSHQDQLKLLREDPQLLGYAVQELLRFESPVQIVGRWATESFVFQGKGIERGQVVYLVLGSANRDPSWVSDPDRLDLKRKLDRTAAFGGGTHYCLGAPLARLIGGKALEILLQWKGSLSLQTSRLIWRPAFGFRGLTELRVSW
- a CDS encoding IS5 family transposase, coding for MASTRRSYPSDLSDAEWAILEPLIPAPKPGGRPAKVPRREIVSAILYVLENGIKWRAMPHDLPHWSTVYHYFRKWQKEGVWERVAQALVRWDREREGRQACPSALVMDSQSVKTTEKGGPGDTTGRRRSKGESGRTRGAVS
- a CDS encoding transposase — translated: MVKGINFVSLLYHSQGLTLPVGYVLVEKTEVYVDQKSGQRKRRSQVSKNEHARYLLQTAVHNQIPFQHVLNDVWLASAANMRFIVLDMKKHFVMPLKSNRKVAPGYRHRRYALCAPPMSQEQQQRGQWTGVEGLDYQDPTPRQVYLEGVPFPLLRVRQVFTHEDGSQGVLYLCSSDTTLDFERMIELYQKRWEIERFHQSIRQNAALAKSPTKTLTTQANHFFAAMWAFVKLELLSHQTQINYFALKAKLYLVASRAAFQELQQIKAQLTA
- a CDS encoding type II toxin-antitoxin system VapC family toxin, with the protein product MYKWLLFEGGAAVARRALERMVEALEIVPLGLEDLEAIRVLLASRPEWRGTLEDAGVVLLALRSKAPVWTLNYRDLGVFRELSFWAG
- a CDS encoding kanamycin nucleotidyltransferase C-terminal domain-containing protein; translation: MAIGIYGSTARGSDEPYSDLEMSVLMRSSPTPGRDERYVQGLKISVEFHTVGSVYRRLQRVDLTWPLCVDQFVSVLSLYDPEGHWPKLKLLVDQLPSGSFVQAIREGIVGELLENFAKLENARKRDDAPAMRWIAWNLAWDVAMISALMNRAYFTSWSRTPDEILRLPSLLPAVKSLVEKFRNGDLRSAKGLHRCCEAAVRGVVQHVATLGVHVQVEPSLAGPPREQIGGGGPGSKR